In one window of Sphingomonas glaciei DNA:
- a CDS encoding transferrin-binding protein-like solute binding protein — protein sequence MMMRHFAASLPATLTLLLCACGGGGTTGSVQSIPAAPITPPTASTPPAPITPPPLPNGPLGLSAGPFVTQAANWDGISGEWPKQTTERLLSGPDLVSISYSAADNSYTLTLPDFGTGTLRPVNGSGIFNAGSTTWSKLNAVNYALVQPNGIAAPVTVAMDYAPDSGFTYTSTGFWSDGLQGNPKRAGVFAYGQATTDSAMPVSGTASFGGEVRAYTRTFNDVWGTVDLSFDFGAGTLSGKMVLDTSDGWDPLPLGTFPFQNTVYSKGSTSFSGAIAAPNAETLGSFSGQFTGPGAPELLGNFRTPAFNPLLKSWDEIAGVFVGKRK from the coding sequence ATGATGATGAGACATTTCGCAGCTTCTCTTCCGGCGACCCTGACGCTGCTGCTATGCGCCTGCGGAGGCGGCGGCACCACCGGGAGTGTGCAGTCGATCCCGGCTGCGCCGATCACCCCGCCCACGGCATCAACGCCGCCCGCCCCTATCACCCCGCCGCCTTTGCCGAATGGTCCGCTTGGGCTGTCGGCGGGGCCGTTCGTCACGCAAGCGGCCAATTGGGATGGCATAAGCGGCGAGTGGCCCAAGCAGACCACCGAAAGGCTATTGTCGGGGCCCGACCTGGTCAGCATCAGCTATTCGGCGGCGGACAACAGCTACACCCTGACCTTGCCGGATTTCGGCACCGGTACGCTACGTCCGGTGAACGGCAGTGGCATTTTCAATGCCGGCAGTACCACCTGGAGCAAGCTTAATGCCGTAAACTACGCGCTGGTGCAACCAAACGGTATTGCCGCCCCGGTCACTGTGGCGATGGACTATGCTCCCGACAGCGGGTTCACCTACACGTCGACCGGGTTCTGGAGCGACGGATTGCAGGGCAATCCGAAGCGGGCAGGGGTATTCGCCTACGGACAGGCCACGACTGACTCGGCGATGCCCGTCAGCGGTACCGCCAGTTTCGGCGGCGAGGTGCGCGCCTACACCCGTACGTTCAACGACGTATGGGGAACGGTCGATCTCAGCTTCGATTTCGGTGCGGGCACGCTGTCGGGCAAGATGGTGCTCGATACCAGCGACGGCTGGGATCCGCTCCCACTCGGCACCTTCCCCTTCCAGAACACCGTTTATTCGAAGGGGAGCACCAGCTTCAGTGGTGCGATCGCGGCCCCCAATGCGGAAACCTTGGGGAGCTTCTCGGGTCAGTTCACCGGGCCCGGCGCGCCGGAACTGCTCGGCAACTTCCGCACCCCCGCCTTCAATCCCCTGCTCAAGAGCTGGGACGAGATTGCCGGCGTGTTCGTCGGCAAGCGGAAATGA
- a CDS encoding surface lipoprotein assembly modifier has product MIVCVFACLAGTIDLVPGQPAIEQRVGGPQLLRLAQAAQGRGDTGFAERAYQLLLGDKQAHVRNEARFRLAHLHAGRGEWTNGARLLRAILDEQPESPRVRLELAGMLEKLGDEPAARLELRTAQASRPSPGLARLIDRYAAALRDRRPFGAEMRLAVAPDSNINRATADDRLATVLGDFGIDRSSRARSGLGLSMEVAAFGRLPLGEDMSLVAQAGMQSTRYKHDEFNRMGVAARVGVQMASGPDRLDVAIAHQRFHLGSRLLLDSTGLEIDWTKSLSPRLQGRLSASAALIDNHRNRLEDGRAYGLRGGLDLALSATTGASLSLGATRRTAADPAYSLRSADLGVEVWRDLGSVTAGLSATASVLRADDRLLLLPARRQDRGWALGASLTSRRLQWKGLSPLLRVTIERNHSNQAFTNNRRRALELGVIRSF; this is encoded by the coding sequence ATGATCGTCTGCGTCTTCGCCTGCCTCGCGGGAACGATCGACCTTGTCCCCGGGCAGCCGGCGATCGAGCAGCGGGTCGGGGGCCCGCAGTTGCTCCGGCTGGCGCAGGCGGCGCAAGGCCGTGGGGATACCGGCTTTGCCGAACGGGCCTACCAGCTGTTGCTGGGGGACAAGCAAGCCCACGTCCGCAACGAGGCACGCTTTCGCCTGGCGCATCTGCATGCCGGGCGCGGCGAGTGGACGAACGGCGCCCGCCTGCTGCGCGCGATCCTCGACGAGCAGCCCGAAAGCCCGCGCGTGCGGCTGGAGCTTGCCGGAATGCTGGAGAAACTGGGCGACGAGCCGGCCGCACGCCTTGAGCTTCGCACCGCGCAAGCCTCGCGCCCGTCGCCCGGGCTGGCGCGCCTGATCGACCGTTATGCCGCGGCCTTGCGCGACCGGCGCCCGTTCGGTGCCGAGATGCGGCTGGCGGTCGCCCCCGACAGCAACATCAATCGCGCCACCGCCGACGATCGGCTCGCCACCGTGCTCGGCGACTTCGGCATCGACCGGTCGAGCCGGGCGAGGTCGGGGCTCGGCCTGTCCATGGAGGTCGCCGCCTTCGGCCGCTTGCCGCTTGGCGAGGATATGTCGCTGGTCGCGCAGGCGGGGATGCAGTCGACGCGCTACAAGCATGACGAATTCAACCGAATGGGGGTGGCTGCCCGGGTCGGGGTGCAGATGGCGTCAGGCCCCGATCGCCTGGACGTGGCGATCGCCCATCAACGCTTCCATCTCGGCTCTCGGCTGCTGCTGGACAGCACCGGGCTGGAGATCGACTGGACCAAGTCGCTGTCACCCCGCCTGCAGGGGCGCCTGAGTGCAAGCGCGGCGCTGATCGACAACCACCGCAACCGGCTCGAGGATGGCCGTGCCTATGGTCTGCGCGGCGGACTGGATCTTGCGCTGTCGGCGACCACCGGCGCCAGCCTGTCGCTGGGCGCCACCCGCCGAACAGCCGCCGACCCGGCCTACTCGCTGCGTTCCGCGGACCTGGGTGTCGAGGTGTGGCGCGACCTGGGCAGCGTCACTGCCGGTCTGTCCGCTACGGCTTCGGTTCTCCGCGCGGACGACAGGCTCCTGCTTCTCCCGGCCAGGCGCCAGGACCGAGGCTGGGCGCTCGGCGCGAGCCTGACCTCCCGCCGGCTCCAGTGGAAGGGGCTGAGCCCGTTGCTCCGCGTCACGATCGAGCGGAACCACAGCAACCAGGCCTTCACCAACAATCGCCGCCGCGCACTCGAGCTGGGTGTGATCCGCTCCTTTTGA
- a CDS encoding zinc-dependent metalloprotease, translating into MARDRNFRLLALALTAAVPLTVHEGARAQAQPIEPVLLPVKADTATGKIVATLPKPGPDGTSGRYIYLSQLETGVGSAAIGLDRSAPGASRILAFRRLGKKVVAEIENSKFVASRGTPDEQQAVRESFATSMIWMGEVIDTRKDGSFTVDLSSFLARDDIGIAQALKDGGGGDFKFVAELSAADPNFVKLFPKNAEFSARLTFRSDEPRAEVTNIIPGSNTVSVAVRHSLVALPEPGFLPRTDPMGFAIGRQQVDYSAPLGSAIVSDLARRFRLEKVDPAAARSAVRKPIIFYIDPGAPEPVRTALKEGVGWWAQAFDAAGFIDAFQVGILPAGADPLDVRYNVVNWVNRATRGWSYGSAIDDPRTGEIIKGAVMLGSLRARQDMLIFQALVGARLSGTGDPNDPVTATLARLRQLGAHEVGHAIGLSHNMAGSSQGRFSVMDYPAPRVTLEGGTPSLRDAYGAGLGEWDRWVIKWLYGARTDVAAGPMLAEARARGLRFVSDGDSRPLGSAHPNGAIWDDSADSISELRRMMQVRRVALSRFGEAALPRGESLSGLRRAFVPLWLLHRYQVEAASKNLGGVDFPYALAGEGLRATAVPGAMQRSALDALLETLRPEELTVPERLQLTMSAGFGGNDDRQTDIEIIATAGGPVFDPLKATEIGAVQTLKALLSPQRLNRLESQHASDPSVPSPSELVERLTDQAFVSTDREVGRRIATTTALALARVQRNASLSPTIALAMSSQLERLAERLRRQRGTDMRGDWSRGLAALLSDREALDTAIADPARLPSVPPGMPI; encoded by the coding sequence ATGGCTCGTGACCGTAACTTCAGGCTGCTTGCGCTTGCGCTGACGGCAGCGGTGCCACTGACGGTTCACGAGGGTGCCAGGGCCCAGGCCCAGCCGATCGAGCCGGTCCTGTTGCCGGTCAAGGCAGATACGGCGACCGGCAAGATCGTCGCCACCCTGCCCAAGCCGGGACCGGACGGGACTTCCGGTCGCTACATCTACCTCAGCCAGCTGGAAACGGGGGTCGGTTCGGCGGCGATCGGTCTCGACCGATCCGCCCCAGGCGCCTCACGCATCCTAGCGTTCCGCCGGCTCGGCAAGAAGGTCGTGGCGGAGATCGAGAACAGCAAGTTCGTGGCGAGCCGCGGGACCCCTGACGAGCAGCAAGCCGTCCGGGAATCGTTCGCCACCTCGATGATTTGGATGGGCGAGGTCATCGACACGCGAAAGGACGGCAGCTTTACCGTCGACCTGTCGTCGTTTCTCGCCCGGGACGACATCGGTATCGCGCAGGCGTTGAAGGACGGCGGCGGCGGGGACTTCAAGTTCGTCGCGGAACTGAGTGCTGCCGACCCCAATTTCGTCAAGCTGTTCCCGAAGAATGCCGAATTCTCGGCCCGGCTGACGTTCCGCTCGGACGAGCCCAGGGCGGAAGTGACGAACATCATTCCGGGCTCGAATACGGTGAGCGTCGCAGTGCGACATTCGCTGGTCGCGCTGCCCGAGCCGGGCTTCCTCCCGCGCACCGATCCGATGGGCTTTGCGATCGGGCGGCAGCAGGTCGACTATTCTGCCCCCCTGGGGTCGGCGATCGTCAGCGATCTTGCGCGGCGCTTCCGGCTCGAGAAGGTCGATCCCGCCGCAGCACGTTCGGCCGTCAGGAAGCCGATCATCTTCTACATTGACCCGGGCGCACCCGAACCCGTTCGCACCGCGCTGAAGGAGGGCGTGGGATGGTGGGCACAGGCGTTCGATGCCGCCGGCTTCATCGATGCCTTCCAGGTCGGGATCCTTCCCGCAGGGGCAGATCCGCTCGACGTTCGGTACAATGTCGTGAACTGGGTCAATCGCGCCACCCGCGGCTGGTCCTATGGCAGCGCGATCGACGATCCGCGCACCGGCGAGATCATCAAGGGCGCGGTGATGCTCGGTTCCCTGCGCGCGCGGCAGGACATGCTGATCTTCCAGGCCTTGGTCGGGGCAAGGCTATCGGGAACCGGGGATCCCAACGATCCAGTGACGGCAACGCTCGCACGGCTGCGGCAGCTTGGCGCCCATGAAGTGGGGCACGCGATCGGGCTTTCCCACAATATGGCGGGAAGCTCGCAGGGACGTTTCTCGGTGATGGATTATCCGGCGCCGCGAGTGACCCTCGAGGGCGGCACGCCATCGCTGCGCGACGCCTATGGCGCGGGCTTGGGCGAGTGGGACCGGTGGGTCATCAAATGGCTCTACGGCGCCCGAACCGATGTCGCGGCGGGGCCGATGCTGGCCGAGGCACGCGCCAGGGGCCTGCGCTTCGTGTCGGACGGTGACTCGCGGCCGCTGGGATCCGCTCACCCGAACGGCGCGATCTGGGATGATTCCGCGGATTCGATAAGCGAATTGCGCCGCATGATGCAGGTCCGGCGCGTCGCGCTGTCACGCTTCGGCGAAGCGGCGCTGCCGCGGGGCGAGTCGCTGTCGGGCCTCCGGCGCGCCTTCGTGCCGCTCTGGCTGCTGCACCGCTATCAGGTCGAAGCGGCGTCCAAGAACCTCGGGGGCGTCGATTTCCCTTACGCGCTTGCGGGGGAGGGGCTGAGGGCCACCGCCGTCCCCGGAGCGATGCAGCGCAGCGCGCTCGACGCACTGCTCGAAACCCTCCGCCCCGAAGAGCTGACTGTTCCGGAGCGGCTCCAGCTGACCATGTCGGCAGGCTTTGGCGGAAACGATGACCGGCAGACCGATATCGAAATCATCGCGACCGCAGGCGGCCCGGTGTTCGATCCGCTCAAGGCCACCGAAATCGGTGCGGTACAGACGTTGAAAGCACTTCTCAGCCCGCAACGGCTGAACAGGCTCGAAAGCCAGCATGCCTCCGACCCCAGCGTGCCGTCGCCATCGGAACTGGTCGAGCGACTGACCGATCAGGCCTTTGTTTCGACCGATCGTGAGGTCGGGCGTCGGATCGCCACCACGACAGCCCTCGCGCTTGCCCGGGTCCAGCGCAACGCCTCACTCTCGCCGACGATCGCCCTGGCGATGTCGTCGCAGCTCGAGCGTCTTGCGGAGCGGCTGCGCAGGCAGCGCGGTACGGACATGCGGGGCGACTGGAGCCGAGGACTGGCCGCGCTGCTGAGCGACCGCGAGGCGCTCGACACGGCAATCGCCGATCCGGCACGGCTTCCGAGCGTACCACCGGGAATGCCGATCTGA